The Medicago truncatula cultivar Jemalong A17 chromosome 7, MtrunA17r5.0-ANR, whole genome shotgun sequence genome includes the window ATGTAAGTTCTATGATTATtaaaaagggttaatggtgctttaccaccatgtaatataggtcattttttgttttcccccctgtaaaatattttttttgatttacccccctgtaaatttattttttttggaataccccctaataggtcataaaaaaacaactttatttttttttttcagaattttttcgtttttttatgacctattaattaggggggtattccaaaaaataaaatattttacagggggtaaataaaaaaaaatattttacagtgGGAAAACCataaatgacctatattataggggggtaaaacaccattaaccctattAAAAATGCCATACCTAGAAGCTTCTTCTGCAAAAGTTGAAACCTTTGAGGGAATTCTTGATATCGAAGTGAACTAAAATCAATACTCCATAAACCATAATGTTCCCtcacaatattttctttttctctaatatAGTAAGAACCTTGTGCAGCCCACAAAGCCCAATCTAAATCCACTCCACCAAGATAAGCCAAAATACATGACAAATATCTCTGATTTTGGTCATCTATATTTTCCATGTCCATACCAAATTCAGTCATAACCAATGGATTAGGGTTAGAACCACTCATGAGAAACcctgccttgtcattcaatccATTCATTACATTAATTAGCACATTTTTTATTCACTGGTTGCTCAATCCAATCTTTTGGTGACCCTATTGATCATGCATAGGAATGTACTTCATACACCAATTTGTCTCCTATGTTAACATTTAGAGGCTTTGTCTTCAAGAAGCTTAAATCAGTGTCATAATTTAAGCCAGAAACAAAAACTAGAACATTTGGATTTGCTTTGTGGACTGTTGTTACTCCTTGGCTCATGTATTTGTACCAATTGTCATTGTTTTGACCTGGACCTCGTAGTTCATTTCTCAACCCTACTGCCACAATCTATTTAAAACTCAAACATtaaaaaagtagtttttttattttaataaataaaataatggatTTAGCTCGTACTCTTGGAATGTTTATACAATAATAATTTAGGATACTTAACATTTTTCTATAACATAAATTTAGGATGTTTGATAAAATCCCTTTAAGATTTGAGGGattatttagtaaaaataattataacttaAAAAACTGATTGTACTTGCAAAAGTACAATAATCGTATTATGGTTTGTGTTGTATTGGTCATGTCTTGAGAAGACTCTCAAGGGTTGTATTTATAGCCCTTTATGAGCCTGATTTGTGGTTACTTAAGACATAAGTAGTGGGATATTTTAGGTATTTAGGTCGAGCTCTAGAGGCTTCTAGAAACTGGCTGAGGCGGCGCCCTGGGAAGGACGCGGCTTAGGCCTTAGATCCCTTCTAGAGGGCGCTAAGGCCTCTGGAAGGGTCTAATTGCCCTTTTGGAGGACTCCTAGATCCTTAGGAATATATTGACggtttactattttttttttttagatgctAAATAATGTAACTAAAATTTAGTGACACCTATATCTTGTTAAAAAGAGCACTTTCTATATTTATTAAGGAAGTATAAGGGGTTGTTTATGACCATAATAgcttaaaatgaaaagaaaaaaaattgttagaaataAGTAGTATCCAATGTTAAACTAATTTATGAATTTACTCTAAAATAAAttcacatgtttttttaaaCTATCTATGTTAATCTTATTAGTATTTGGAagagataaaaataatatttctgtTACAAACCTGAGGTTTTCCTTTGACACGGTTGGCCACATTGGAAAGTCCTTGTAACCATTCTTCTAGGTTAAAATATTGGTCACCAAAACATCCATTTCCATCATTATTGTCACAACACCATTTAGGATCACTAACATGATTATCAGCCAAAACCATCATACCTTGTTTTCCAAATTCATCAACCACAAAATCAAAGGCTTCCACAACAGTAATGCTCTCCAAAGATGGGTTAAAATTTCCAATTCCTAACCTAGAACTAGTGAGATTCAATTTGTCCAAATTTTCTCCAACTTTATAATTTGAGTAACGTGTGAACATATATGTTGCCCATGTGTATCTAACACAATCAAACCCTAATCCCTTCAATTGGGCTATAACATCTTTTAAAGGTATTGCGTCAAGACCTTCAGCTACCATTGCATTCATGTGACTTGACCAATTGACACAATGTAGCTTCACCCTTTTCCCCGTCTCATCTACTATCCATCTGTTGTTGGTTGAGAGAGGAAGAGAATTTGAATGTGATGCAAAAATGGTAAATGACAAAAGTAAAATCAAGCACAATGGTTTTCTTTccatcatgatttttttttaaatggtatagaaaattatttgattttcctCGTACTTCACCTTTTGTGCTTATATAGGAATATTTAGGCCACAATTAGGGATGACAATTGGACCCAGGCCCGATGGGTACCTgcaaaaaatacccacaatgggtagggtaaaaccccgctttcatGGGTTTGGGCACGGGTCTGGGTAATACCCGCAAATTTaaatgggtatgggcacgggtaagggtactatactacccagccccgcatatacatatttatataatatcatagataatttatttatttttgatgtataattaattaatttatttagctatttaagcctaaatttaaacctaaaccaaaaaactacttaatacaataacaactccatTCTGTCGGTGTacaattttttagggatattttaaatgttttttatttgacttAATACTgcaattcatattattttataagttaattttaaaaaatttggacCATAGTtctatttcaattgtgatgttttcattgtcttttcatagttaaagtgtgGGTAATGGATACGGGTATGGACACTTAGGTACTCATAGGGTATAGGGATGGGCACCAAGGTTGTTGTCCACGAAGATACAGGCATGGGTACaggtattttttacaaatacggGTATGAGGAAGGGTACTGTAGTACCCTACTTATAGGGTACCCATTGCCATTCTTAGCCACGATGTTGTTACCAAGATCATGGCttataaaaatgataagattgatttttacttattttctaattttactATGAATATGTTTTAATGCAACTAGTTCcagtttcattttctttaaataaatttatgttgTGAACTTGTgacatttcaaacaaaaattattgtTGACGACATATTTGTTTCCAGAAATATAGTTTGAACTTACTTTatgcttaaaaataaaataaataaaactcatCCGTTGAAGGAGCGATAGTTTAGCTATAGAGATAAAATGGGTATCCTGACTATAATTGACATTTGTCTATGTAACACAAAATATATATGGTTGtagaaatatcatatatatatatacacttgaTTAATGATACTACAGTGTCAAACTTAATATACAACGTCGTTAATACTTCTTCACCGGTTAATCGTATTATAAAATTATCCATTGAATTAAAAGATAGTATAATACTTGACAAAAGAAAACGTATAATATAGATcatgtttataaaatttgataaatatgaCCTATATTATACTATTCTTTATAAACATGATCTATATAAAACGTTAATTTTGATGTATTTTATAGGTCCAGGGTTTAAAGTCtaaccaccataaaaaaaaaaaaaaaaaaaaaagactaacgATTAACGTCAGCTTTTATAGATATGATTTATGTTATAATATCTTGTAATCCAACAATCAGATTTGTAATCCAGCGATTATCAAATCGTTGTCAAATTCTGGCATCGGAACAACCAATGGTAACATTCGGATTCTAGCATCAAATCTCAGCTCAACGACTCACTAGGTCAACTCAAACGTAAATAGTATTCGAGAAGGAAATACATTTTTTAGCTGGTGACATTGATGGTTGAGAAGATTCGGTAGGATTTGCTGTGATAAGAGGATTAGACAAAGAGGTACCGGTTCAAGAACCAAGatgggttttaaaaaaatgtatttaatgtTTTGACGATAACAGTGTATTGAAGAATAATTGATTACTCTAAAGTTTGTTCAAATGTACAGGACTATAGAATTAAAATCTGACCCTGAAGTCAACACTTTGACCTTGAAACACACAACTCTAAATAAAGAAGAGAAACTTTGATGCTCGAGTCAAGCTTCTGAATATGGTAAACAAAAAAGTCAAAGCGATGATCTAATATGCAGAAAGTTATGAAGACTGACTCTGATTTGTAGGCAAAGCTTTGAAGGATCAAGTCAATGCTCCTAAGAACATGTGACCAGTTTTGTCCCTTTCTGATGGACCGTCCCTATCGATGATCTATCCACAATCAGTAGTATGTTTTGTCCTTGGTGAATTAAAACAAGACACACTGTAGAAACAGACAAACCTTTATGTAAGACAAAATGGAAGCAACAGATCATTCCTAAAGAAGCAAATGAATTATAAAGTATTATTTAATGGAATTATCCTTAAGAGGcaaacattttaaatatgaagaaaacttCTTAAGAAAGCTTGATGCTCTTAGAGTCTCTTCAAACAATGACTCTATTCAAATCTCCTATAAAATGACCATGAGCCTTTGGAGAAATATAGAAACATagaaaaatatagaaaacaatGACTCTATTCAAATCTCCTATTTTGTCTTCACAAAGGTTTGTATGTGTCTTCATTTAATTCACCAAGGACAAAATATACTATTGTCCCATAGAAAGCGACAtttctttaaaagaaaacaaaaccgATCAGATGTTGTTCAGAGCCTTGACTATTAACTTGATCCTGCAGAGCTCTGTCTTCAGATCCGTGTTTGACTTCAGATCAGAGTTTGACTTCATAACTTGATGTAAATTTGGTAAAAGATTTAACCTTTTGTCGATCATCTTCAAATCAGAGCTTTGTCACAAGAGGCTTTGTCTTGGATCCAGCACTATAACGATGATGTTAATAATAGAGTAGTATTTGGAGTTGAGTAATAGGGATCTAGATGTGGTGTAGTATTTGGAGTTTCTTGGAGTGATTTTAACTCATTGTATTCacgttgtatttttttttacctaatcTAGATTAGTACTCATTAGTTAATTTTGTctttccaaaaagaaaaaaatatcaataataataacaaacaaaaaagtttaaaagGTGTTGGCTCAATGGAATATTGTAAAATGATCACTAATTTAACatgttgcaaatttttttaaagaataataacaaataaaataaatatatattagttaaaacgGTTACACGTTTGTTGTAACTAGTTGAAACCATTGACTTTGAGGATCCTCCAAACAAGCAGGATTATCATCAATGCATATGCATTTTTTTGTAACTATTTTAGGTGAAGTGGGAGATTTCCTTTGCAAGCATAAATTTTGTCCTTGACTATCCAAGGTACCCAAATGAAGATTGGTTGCTGATAAAGTTTTCCAAAAACTTTGCTTGCTCCTACAATCATTTGAGAGTTTCACTTGAGATCCATCTTTAATTGCTTCTATGCATGCATCATTGCCAACCAATTTGATTTGTTGCCCTACTTGATTCCACTTACTTTTCCCATCACAATCACCCAATACAAGTTTATTCCTTTTGTTCACTTTTACACATTGTCCACTTAATGGGTGATATATTATGTAGGATTTGCTTGAATTTGAACTTGGTTCTGCAATTTAGAAAATTAGCATTCACTCACCATCACAAATGTATGAAATTattatgaagcacagacactctTCGAATTAGACGTGTCTCAGTGTTAGAtatgtgtcgtgtccgacaccgacatctataattacattaaattatgtaattttcttaaattatcatTGGTGTCGGCGTGTCTGTGTCGTGTCGGTGTCCGTGTCTATATCTATGTTTCATATGTAAGGTCtaccaaattttaaatttcaataatatttcaataaaaatctcATACCTAAAAGCTTCTTATGCATAAGTTGAAACCTTTGAGGAAATTCAATATATCTAAGTGTGCGAAAATCATAACTCCATATACCAAAAGTCTCACTcacaataatttcattttttcttatatagtAAGCACCTTGTGCAGCCCACAATGCCCAATCCAAATCCACACCTACAAGATATGCCAACATACAAGACAAGAATTTTTCATTCATGTCAGTCTTATTTTCCATGTTGATACCAAATTCACTCATAACCAATGGTTTAGGGTTAGAACCACTCATGAGAAACCCTGCCTTATCATTCAAATTATTCATTACATTAGCACATTTTTTGTTCAATGGTTGCTTGTCCCAATCACTTCGTTCCCCACTTGACCATGCATAGGAATGTACCTCGTACACCAATTTGTTCCCTATGTTAACATTTAGAGGCTTTGTCTTCAAGAAGCTTAAATCAGTGTCATAATTTAAGCCAGAAACAAAGACTAGAACATCTGGATTTGCTTTATGAACAGTTGTAGCTCCTTGGCTCATGTACTTGTGCCAATTGTTTTCGTTTTGTTTTGGACCTCTTAGTTCATTTCTTAACCCTATTGCCACAACCTATAATTCAAAACCCTAACattagaaacattttttttttcttttaactaatactcttgaaatatttttgtaattatttaggATAGGTaactttttttagggttaaataagcAAATGGTCCCCctaaatataccaacatttgattttagtccccctaaaatatttcttaggttttggtccctccaaattttttttatcaatttattacCTACTTTTTAGTCAACTCATGTCTAgacttcatattttttaatgaaattttccaaaaatgGGTAGACAATTAtggcattattttttttaaaaaaaaaattagaattcttttaacaaaacatgaatttaatatgaattttttagcaacaaaaacataaaaaataactctaaattcattctaaaaaaaaaaagaaagaaataactcTAAATAGAAGAAACTTATAGACGATTGATAACATGAGAAAATTTAACCTACAggctctttaaaaaaaattaacctacggttaaattttttaatatcttatataagagatattgtttgtttccttaaaaaaaaatattgtttgttgtaccaaaaaaatagtaaaattgtATATGAACCTGAGGTTTTCCTTTGACACGATTAGCAACATTAGAAAGTCCTTGTAACCATTCTTCTGGATTAAAATATTGATCACCAAAGAATCCATTCCCATCATTATTGTCACAACACCATTTAGGATCACTAACATGATTATCAGCCAAAACCATCATACCTTGTTTTCCAAATTcatcaatcacaaaatcaaaAGCCTCCACAACAGTAATATTCTCCATAGAAGGGTTAAAATTCCCAATTCCTAACCTAGGACCAGTGAGATtcaatttatccaacttttctCCAACTTTATTTGTTGAGTAACGTGTAAACATATGTGTTGCCCATGTATATCTTACACAATTAAACCCTAATCCCTTTAATTGAGCTATACAATCTTTTAAAGGTATTGTGTCAAGACCTTCAGCTACCATTGCATTCATGTGACTTGACCAATTGATACAATGTAGCTTCACCCTTTTTCCTGATTCATCTACTACCCATCTCTTGTTGGTTGAAAGAGgaaaagaatttgaatttgatgcaaaaattgaaattgtcaAAAGTATAATCAAGCTCAAATATTTTCCTTCCATCcttaaatattgaaaataagGATGTGAGAAACTAgaaattaatatatgtttttgggTTTTGTTTTAAATGATTTTCCTCACACTTTATATTTTGTGCTTATATATAGGATATTTTTTTGCCACGGTGTTATCATGATTATGAGCTAGATAACAAAAATTTGACTatattcttttataattttagtaTGAATATGTCT containing:
- the LOC11416331 gene encoding glycosyl hydrolase 5 family protein, which codes for MVAEGLDAIPLKDVIAQLKGLGFDCVRYTWATYMFTRYSNYKVGENLDKLNLTSSRLGIGNFNPSLESITVVEAFDFVVDEFGKQGMMVLADNHVSDPKWCCDNNDGNGCFGDQYFNLEEWLQGLSNVANRVKGKPQIVAVGLRNELRGPGQNNDNWYKYMSQGVTTVHKANPNVLVFVSGLNYDTDLSFLKTKPLNVNIGDKLVYEAGFLMSGSNPNPLVMTEFGMDMENIDDQNQRYLSCILAYLGGVDLDWALWAAQGSYYIREKENIVREHYGLWSIDFSSLRYQEFPQRFQLLQKKLLEPSSNSSKSYIIYHPLSGQCVKVNSNNELELGHCEWASKWNQEGQHIKLVGNGTYIEANSDGSKVKLSKDCKSKQSFWKTLSTSQWYYRLVSGFN
- the LOC11414189 gene encoding glycosyl hydrolase 5 family protein; protein product: MVAEGLDTIPLKDCIAQLKGLGFNCVRYTWATHMFTRYSTNKVGEKLDKLNLTGPRLGIGNFNPSMENITVVEAFDFVIDEFGKQGMMVLADNHVSDPKWCCDNNDGNGFFGDQYFNPEEWLQGLSNVANRVKGKPQVVAIGLRNELRGPKQNENNWHKYMSQGATTVHKANPDVLVFVSGLNYDTDLSFLKTKPLNVNIGNKLVYEVHSYAWSSGERSDWDKQPLNKKCANVMNNLNDKAGFLMSGSNPKPLVMSEFGINMENKTDMNEKFLSCMLAYLVGVDLDWALWAAQGAYYIRKNEIIVSETFGIWSYDFRTLRYIEFPQRFQLMHKKLLEPSSNSSKSYIIYHPLSGQCVKVNKRNKLVLGDCDGKSKWNQVGQQIKLVGNDACIEAIKDGSQVKLSNDCRSKQSFWKTLSATNLHLGTLDSQGQNLCLQRKSPTSPKIVTKKCICIDDNPACLEDPQSQWFQLVTTNV